The DNA region GCCACGGCGACCCGACGACGACGGCGACGAGCGCGACTCCCTTGAACCACACCGGCCAGACGAACAGCGTCGCGAGATTCGTCGACGGTGCGCTCGGACCGGTCGCGCCGTGGACCAGCGCCGCGACGAACGCGATGAAGAACGTCCCACCGGCGGCGACGCGGACGGGCCCGACGAGAGATGACGGAACCGTCGCGAGCGTCGTGGCGGCCGAAGCGCCCCGCGTCCGAGAGGAAAACGCTCTCGCCGCAGATTTCCGGCCCGCACCGCCCGCCAGAACGACTGCTGTCAGTCCGACCGTCGCCCCCGCGCCGAGAAACAACCACGAGAGCGGAATCGGCGACTCGAACCGCGTCGCAACTTGGTGGGCCGCGGCGGGCGTCGACAGCAGCGCGAGACCGACGACGCCCAGCGCGGCGAACACGGCAGCACCGCGCGGCGAGACGCGAGTCGAGAGCCGTCGCATACGCGGACGTAGCGCCAGTACGGTGAAAACCCGCACGGTTCGGCGGTGTCGCCTCCTACTCGTCACCCATCGGTCGCGTACTCCAGCGCCGCGACACGGCCGTCGCCGTAGCGGACGAGAATCTCCTCGTCGCCGTCGCCGTCGCCGTCGAGGTCCGTGAGCGTCGGATAGATCCACACCGGTACGTCGCGCTCGTAGGTCGCGCGCGTCTCGCCCGAGGCGGGGTCGAGCACCGACACCGTGCCGCCGTTGGTGAGCGCGACGAGTTCGGGGTCGCCGTCGCCGTCGAGGTCGCCGAGTTTCGGCGCAGGGTGCTGGGCGGCGTCGCCCGTCGTCACCGTCGTCTCCCACTCGACCTCGCCGGTGTGCGCGTTGAGGGCGACGACCCGCCCGTCTGTGAGCGTGGCGTACACCTCCGCGTCGCCGTCGCCGTCGGCGTCACCGACCGCGCCGACCCGCGGGTTGGCGTCGAACGTACGGCTCCACCGGTCGGTTCCGTTTTCGCCGTAGACGACAGCGACCTCGCCGCTCCGGCCGACGAAAACCTCGGCCGCGGCGTCGCCGTCGGCCTCGCCGACGACCATCGACGAGACGCTCTCGCCGCCGCCGCGCCACTCGACGTTTCCGTCGGCGTCGAGCAGAATCGGACCGTCGCCCGTTCCGAACAGCGTCTCGTTCGCCCCGTCGCCGTCGACGTCTTCGATAACAGGAGCGGGGAACGTCGACGCGCCGAGGTCCGCGCGCCACAGCACGCCGCCGGTGTCGCCGTCCGCTGCGACGACGCCGCCGTCGATGTCGCTGGCGACGAGTTCGGGACTGCCATCGCCGTCGAGGTCTCCAGTCGTCGGCGCGCCGTAGCCGTAGGTGTCCAGCGGAATCCGATACCGCTCCTCGCCGTCGGCGTCGAAGACGACGAGCGCTTCTTCGGTCGTCACGACGGCGACCTCGGACGACCCATCGCCCGTCAGGTCGGCGACGGCGGGTTCGGTCAGCGCGTGCGGCGTGCAGTTCGACTCGGGGACGGTGTAGCGCCAGCGCGTCTCGCCGTCGTCACCGAGACGGACGAGCGTACACTCGCCGAGCGGGACGCCGTCGCGCTCGGGGACGCTCACCGGCGCGACGACGACATCTCCGCTCGCGCCGACGGCGTGGTGGTTCGCCAACGTGTCGCGGGCGGTGTCGCTCACCCACCGCTCGCGCAACTCGGGGCCGCCGTCGGTGAGCGCGACGCCCGCGACGGCGACGAGCGCCAGACAGAGCGCGACGAGAGCGAGGAGCGTCCGGCGACGCATCAGACGACACCCGCGGACGTTCCGCCCGCGAAAGCCTCGGTCGTCCCCGGTCGGAGCGGGCCGCGTCCGTTCATCGTCGGCCGCTTGGTGTCGGTCCAATAAGTGCGGCGTGGTCCGTCCGTCGAAGCCGAACGGGGGACGCTATGATAGTTACTTGTTCACAGGGCGCGTAGTGTACCTATGCCTACCGTACGGTTCCGCGGACGCGACATCGACTGCGAAGAGGGTGCGGTGCTGCGCGACGTGTTGCTGGCGGCCGGACTGTCGCCGCACAACGGACGCGCGCAGCAGCTGAACTGTCGCGGTCATGCGACGTGTGGAACGTGTGCCGTCGAAATCACCGCGAGCGAAGGATCGTCGGGATCGCTCAGCGTCCCCGACGGTGTCGACGGCGACGTGAGCGAGATGGGGAGGCGGGAACGGCGTCGACTCTCGCTCCCGCCGCACAGCCTCGACTCGGGGCTTCGACTCTCCTGTCAGACCCGCGTCGAAGGCGACATTCGGGTGACGAAACACGACGGGTTCTGGGGGCAACACGTCGCTAGCGAGCGCGGCGACGAGCGAGTCGAACCGGAGTGACCGCGCCGGAGCCAACGCCGTACAGTCGGTCCCGTCCCGCCTCCGAACGACCGAGTTCGTGACCCACAGTCGCGGGCGGTGACCGGCAGTCGCGCCCCGTGTCGTTCGCCGACGCGTTCGTCTCGTCAGTCCCCACGCGGTGCGGACGGCGTCTCGGACAGACCGAGCCTTCGTCGGTGGTCGGAGACGGAAACGACTCCCCCGACGGCTCCCAGCCCAATCGGCGGCATGTTCCGGAAGAACGTCTCGTAGCTGTCCGCGTCGACGACGTACAGTTCGGCTCAGAACCCGACGCCGCCGCCGTCGTCGACTGCCTCGTTGTACCAGTTCCACGCGGGGACGTGGAGGTCGTTCGGGTCTCTCGCGAACCGCTGTAAGTCCTCTAGGGACCGCCAGTACTGGATCGCCGCGCCGGTTCGCAGTCCCATGAACGCCGGTTGGTAGCCGAGAAAGCCGCTGTCGGGGTCGGCTTCCAGTCGCTCGAACATCCGGGCTCTCTTCCGCCCCGCGGCGACCCACTGCGGAATCGCGCGGAGTTTGTTGAGTCGCATCCCGTTGATGTACACCACCAGTCTGCCCTCGACGTCCGCAGTCCCCCGACGTTCGATGTCTGATGACATGTCACGGATCTACGGTACACGCGAAGAAAACCTCGCCGTCAGGCCTCGACGAACCGCTCGGTGCCCTTCTCGACGAGAGACGGGAACCGCTGAGAGAGATACAGTCCCATCCTCGTCTGCAGATCCGGCGTGATGACCGCGTCCGTCGACTCGATTTTCCTCGCCAGTTTGCGGCCGACATCGGCCGGGTCGCTCAGCAGCGACGCCGGGTAGCCGATCGTCGCCGCCGACCGCGTGTTCGAGAGCGAAGGGTGCATTCTCGTACAGGAGACGTTCTCGGTCCGGAGTTCCAGCCGAAGCGACCGTGTGAGTGCTTCGACCGCCCCTTTCGTGGACGCGTACCCGGAGAGTCCCGGATGCCCGACGAGTCCTGCGCCGGAACTCACGTTGTGGATGATTCCTCGATTCTGCGCCTTCATCTGGGGTAAGACGGCCCGAATCGTCCGGACGTAGCCGAAGTAGTTCACCTCGAACTCGCGACGCGTGTCGGCGAGCGTCTGCTCTTCGAAGGGAGCGAAGGAGAACACCGCGGCGTTGTTGACGAGGATGTCTATCCGGCCCCAGCGGTCGACGACCGCCGCGACTGCGTCCTCGACGTCGTCGCCCACCGTCACGTCACAGCGGTGAAACAGCAGTCGGTCGGGGTAGGTCCCCTGTAGCGACAGGACGTTCTCACCGTTCACGTCGAGACAGGCGACCCGATACCCGTCTTCGAGGAGCGTCGTGAGCAGGTGGTAGCCGAGTCCTTCGTTCGCGCCGGTGACGACGACGACCCGTCCGTTTGTTGGGCGACTCATGATGCAGTACGGACGCATCGTACAGAGATTAGGCTATTGACAGGTGCAGCGGTAGATATCGAGTGGCCGTTCGTCGGTCGGAGAATCCGCACCGCCACTCGACTCACTCAGTACTCATAGAAGCCCCGACCCGTCTTCTTGCCGAGGTCGCCCGCGTCGACCTTCCGCTTCAGGAGATAGGCGGGTTTGTAGCGGTCGCCGAGTTCCTCGAACAGCGTCTCGCTGGCGTCCAGACAGATGTCGAGGCCGATGTGGTCGGCCAACTGGAGGGGACCCATCGGGACGTTCGTACCGAGTGTCATCCCCTTGTCGATGTCCTCCTTGGAGGCGACGCCCTCGTCGTAGGCGCGGATGCCCTCGTTGAGCCACGGCATCAGGATACGGTTGGTGACGAACCCGGGTTTGTCGTCGGACTCCCACGTCTCCTTGCCGAGGTCCTCGGAGAACTCGTGGGCGAACTCGACGACCGCCGAGTCGGTCTTCTCGCCGCGGACGACTTCGACGCCCGTCATGATTGGGACGGGGTTCATGAAGTGCAGGCCGACGACGAGTGCCGGTCGTTCGGTGACGCTCGCGATGGTCGTGATGGAGAGCGTGGAGGTGTTCGTCGCCAGCACCACGTCCTCGTCGACGACGTCGTCGAGGTCGGTGAAGATGTCCTGTTTGATGTCCATGTTCTCCACCGCGGCCTCGACCACGAGGTCGCAGTCGGCGAGGTCCGACAGTTCGGTCGTCCCCTCGATTCGACCCTGAATCGCCTCGGCCTCGTCTGCGTCCATCTTCTCCTTCGAGACGAACCGCGAGAGACTGTCGTCGATGGCCGAGAAGCCGCGGTCGAGGAACTCCTGTTTCAGGTCGCGCATCACCACGTCGTAGCCGGCGGCGGCGGCGACCTGCGCGATGCCGTTGCCCATCGTTCCCGCGCCGACGACGCCGACCGTCCGAATGTCATCGATATTCCGCATAGTTCCGTCTGCTCCGGGGAGTCACCTAAGGGTAGCGGAGCGTCGGCGTCGAGAGTCGGCCGTCGGGTCGCCTGCGACGGCTGTACCGCTCGTTTCATTCTGTTGAACCGACACCTACAGAAACGTTGAAGTGACGATGCCGAAAGAGATAGTTGATTGCCGTGGCTGACTGTCCCGAATCAAAGAACGTGCGCGACCTGAGAGCGCTCCACCACGTCGGGCCGAAGACGGCGGCCGCACTCGACGCGGCGGACGTCACCGACGACGACGTGCGGCGCAAACGCGTCTCCTACACCGAGTTGGTCGATGCGGGCGTCAACCCCGGCGTCGCCGCGCGCATCCGCCGAGCGCACTCGCTGTCGTGGTCGTTCGAGTCCAGCGGTCGCGACCTCGAACGGCGGTCGGCTCAGGTTCGCGGCCTCGGCGACGCCGAACGCGCGTGGGTCGCCGCCAGTTCCGGCGACTGGGAGTCCCACGAACCCGCCGACCCCCCCGAATCCGACGCCAGCGACGCGTGGCCTCGCGACCCGGCCGCGACCGCCGACGTGGCCGAGACGGACGGGAGCGGCGAGTCGTCGGCCGCGGAGGCGGCGTGGCGCGCGCAGAGCCGCCCGACGCCGCTCACCGTTCTCGACTGCGTCGACGACGACGACGCGACGCTGTTGTCGGAGGCCGGAATCGTCTCCGTTCGGAGCCTCACGACGGCGAACCCCGAACACGTTGCCGACGTCCTCGAACTCGACGCGACGGTCGTTCGGCGGTGGCACGCCGCCGCCTGCCGCCACCGTGAGTAGTTATTTACTCAGAGAGTAGTAAGTAGTTGTTCACGGAGTTATCGTTCTGAGCCCGATTTCCGACGCTCTCGCTCGATTTCGCCCCGTTTCTCCGAGGGCGCACGCCGACCGATGATTTAAATAGTAGTTCACCGGATTTTGAACCGATGATTCCATCGGCAGACGCGGCCATCACACGGGACGACAGAGCGTTGATTCTCGCGTACGACCACGGCTTAGAGCACGGTCCGGTGGACTTCGAGGACGTTCCGGGGACGACGGACCCCGAGACGGTGTTCGACATCGCAACGCACGACGCCGTGACGGCGCTTGCGGTCCAGAAGGGTGTCGCCGAGGGCTACTACCCCTCCTACGAGGACGACGTGAACCTGCTGTTGAAGCTCAACGGCACGTCGAACCTCTGGATGGGCGAACCGAACAGTGCAGTAAACTGTACTGTCGACTACGCCGCCGAACTCGGTGCGGAGGCCATCGGCTTCACCGTCTACGGCGGGTCGAACCACGAGATCGAGATGGTCGAGGAGTTCCGCGAGGCCCACGAGGCCGCCCGCGAACACGACATGGGCGTCGTCATGTGGTCGTACCCGCGCGGGCAGGGGTTGAAAAACGACACCTCCGCCGACACCATCGCGTACGCGGCGCGGATGGGTCTCGAACTCGGCGCGGACATCACGAAGGTGAAGTATCCCGGCTCCGCCGAGGCGATGCAGTGGGCCTGCGAGTCCGCCGCTGGGACGAAAGTCGTGATGAGCGGCGGGTCGAAAACCTCCGACCGCGAGTTCCTCTCGACGGTCGAGACGGCGATGCGCGCCGGGGCGTCGGGGCTCGCGGTCGGACGGAACGTGTTCCAGCGCGAGAACCCCACGGAGTTGCTCGACGCGCTCGAAGCGGTCATCTTCGAGGACGCGACGGCGGACGACGCGCTCGGACTGATGCCCTCGACGAGCAACAACCGCGCGACGGCCTCCGACGACTGATGGAACGGCACACGGACGCGGAGACGGGTGCGGAGGCCGACGGCGTCGCCGACGGCGGCACGGACGAAGCGACGAGCGAGACGGTCCGCCAGATTCTCGAAACCGTCGCCGACCTCGCCCCGACGGTCCGCGACGCGCTGCCGGGTCGCCGACAGAAGAGCGCCACCGAGAACCCCAGCGGCGAGACGCCGATGGCGGCCGACGTGTACGCCGACGAGCTGTTCGAGGAGCGACTCGGCGCGCTCTCGGGTGTCGGCGAGTACGCCAGCGAGGAACGGGAGTCGGTCGTCGCGAGGGGCGAGGGGCTCTCCGTCGCCGTCGACCCGCTCGACGGCTCTTCGAACCTCAAGTCGAACAACACGATGGGAACCATCGTCGGCGTCTACGACGCGCCGTTGCCCGCTCGCGGCGAGAACCTCGTCGCCGCGGCGTACGTGCTCTACGGACCCATCACGACGCTCGTCGCCGCCGTGGGTGGCGAGGTGACGGAGTACGTCGTCGACGACGGCGAACTCGAAGCGGTCCGCGAGAACGTTCGGTTGCCCGAGGACCCCGGCGTCTACGGTTTCGGCGGTCGGGTCCCCGACTGGCCCGACGCGTTCGAGGCGTACGCCCGCGAGGTGGAGTCCGACGACTCGCTGAAACTACGTTACGGCGGCGCGATGATAGGCGACATCAACCAGGTTCTCACCTACGGAGGCGTGTTCGCGTATCCGGCGCTGAACTCCGCTCCGAACGGGAAACTCCGCCTCCAGTTCGAGGGAACGCCGATCGGCTACATCATGGAGTGTGCCGGCGGAGCGTCGACAGACGGGGAGCGGTCGCTGATGACCGTCGAACCGACCGAACTCCACCAGCGCGTGCCGGTGTACGTCGGCAACACGGAACTCGTCGAGCGGTTGGAATCGGCGCTCACCGCCTAAACGACGGAGACGTGTCGAATCACGGCTCTGCCGAGCCGTTAATTGCTCGCTCAAACCTGTTCGTAACGTACTAATATCATTGCCACACACTCCGCGGCATGAGTGACACCCGTTCGGCTCGCGTCCTCTGCGTCGACGACGACGCGAGTTTCCGCGCCCTGACGACGGCACACCTCGAACGCCAGGGGCTCTCGGTCGTCGCCGCGCCGGACGGGCCGAGCGCCCTCGACACACTCGAGGCGGAGTCGGTCGAGGGAATCGTCAGCGACTTCGAGATGCCGGGGATGGACGGTCTCGAACTGCTGGAGGTGGTCAGAGAACGACACGACGCGCTCCCGTTCGTCCTATTCACCGCCAGGGGGAGCGAGACGCTGGCGAGTCGCGCGATTTCGGCGGGCGTCACCGACTACATCCGCAAGAAGGGTGGCGCCGAGCAGTTCGAGCTGCTCGCGAACCGGGTGGCGAACTACGTCTCACAGTACCACGCCGAGCGGGCGCTCGACCGCAGCGAAGAACGATACCGGCGACTCGTCGAGACCTCTCCCTCGCCCATCGGCATCTACACCGAAGACAGCACCCTCGTCTACGTCAACGACGCGGCTGTCGACTACTTCGCCGCCGAGAGTGCGTGCAACCTCGTCGGCCGGTCGATATTCGAGTTGGCCGACGAGTCGGACCTCGACCGTGCCCGCGAGCGAAGTCGCCGCGTCTTCGAGGAACGAACCGTCGCTCCGCCGAGCGAACTCCATCTCCGTGACCTCGACGGCCGACCGTTACACGCGGTCTTGGCGACGGCACCCATCACCTTCGAGGGCGAAGACGCCGCCCAGATCGTGTTGAACGACGTGACGGAGTTCAGACGCGCACAGAGAGCGCTCGAACGCGAGAAACAGTTCACCGACGCCGCTCTCGACGCGCTCGACGACGTGTTCTTCGTCGTCGACGTCGAGGGCCGACTCACCCGCTGGAACGGCCGGCTGAACGAAATCACGGGATACGACGACGCGGAACTCGATGGAACTCCCGCGGCGGCCTTCTTCCCGGACGACGACGCTTGCGTCGAGCGGTCGGTGCGGACGCTGTTCCGCGATGGAACGGTGACGTTCGACGGCGACCTGCTGACGAAGTCGGGTGAGCCCCTCTCCTTCGAGGTGCGAGCGGTCCGCATGACCGACGACGGTGACCTCGTCGGCGCGTGTGGCATCGCTCGCGACGTGAGCAAGCGTCGCGCGCGCGAGAAGGAGCTCGAACAGTGCCGGACCGTGGTGCAGACGATCCCCGACGCGACGTACGTGCTCGACCCCGAGGGCTACATCCGGATGGTCAACGACGCCCACACCGAGCGGACCGGCGACACGTGGGATGAGTCCGTCGGCACGCACATCAGCGAGTACATGAGCGAGGAGGCCATCGCTCGCGGTCGGCGCGTGATCGCGTCGCTGCTCGACGACGACGAGCGGGCCTCGGCTCGCTTCGAGTTCGAGATCGAGAACGCCGACGGGGAGCGACGGCACTACGAGGACAACCTCTCCGTCCTGACCGACGAGGACGGGTCGTTCGACGGCTCCGTCGGCATCGTCCGCGACATCACCGAGCGAATCGAGCGCGAGCGCGCGCTGAGTCGGCAGAACGAGCGACTCGAAGAGTTCGCGAGCGTCGTCTCTCACGACCTGCGCAACCCGCTGAACGTCGTCGACGGCTATCTCGAACTCGCACGCGAGACCGGCGACGACGAGTATTTCGACGCGATAGAGCGCGCCGTCGACCGGATGGACGGGCTCATCGACGACCTGCTCTCGCTCGCGCGCCACGGCCGGGTGGTCGACGACCCCGAACCGGTCGAGGTGTGTACCGCTGCCGAACGCGCGTGGGGCTACGTCGCGACGACCGGAGCGACGCTCGACACGGGCGAGAGCTGCACCGTCGAAGCCGACGAAGCCCGCCTACGCGAACTGTTCGAGAACCTCTTTCGGAACAGTATAGAACACGGTTCCACAGACAGTCAGGTTCCGTCTGACGACGGTGACGAACACGGCGACGAGACCGTGACTGTTCGCGTCGGCGCGTCGTCGACCGGATTCTACGTCGCAGACGACGGGCCGGGCATCCCCGAAGCCGAACGCGACGCGGTGTTGGAGTACGGCTACTCGACGAACGAATCGGGCACCGGATTCGGCCTCGCCATCGTCACCGAGATCGCGGAGGCGCACGGCTGGGAGGTCGTCGTCGCCGAGAGCGACAGCGGCGGCGCGCGGTTCGACTTTCTCACCTGAGAACCGTCTCGGACGCGTTCGGCGGAGCGGAAGTCACCGCTCTGTGTCCCGCCCGATTCTACATGGAAAACAATTTGCGACCGCCTCGCGCAGTCGTGCGTATGAAAGTCCGTATCGGCGAGGGCGCGAGCGACGACGAAGCGAACGCCATCGCCCGAGCGCTGGCGACGCACCTCCGAACCGACGTGGCGGTCCACGTCGGCGACGGCGACGACCCGGTCGCGGAAGCGACGACTCCGGCCGACGCGTACCCCATCGACGACGACCTCGAACCCGGCGAGCGGGAGGCGGCCCTGCGCGCCGAGATAGAGACCATTCTCGGCGGCGGCCCGGAGAAGTACAAGGAACGGCTGCCCGAGCAGGGGAAACTGTTCGTCCGCGACCGACTCGACCTCTGGTTCGGTAGCGAGTACGGTGACGGTGAGAGCGGAATCAAGTTCGAGGACGGCAAGTTCGCCGCCTTCGACGAGTGGCACCCCGACAGCCCCGAGGTCGAGGAAGAAGACCCCGGCAACCGTCTCCCCGGCGACGGCCTGCTCACCGGCGCGGCCGAATTCGAGGGCCGCGACCTCCACTTCATGGCGAACGACTTCACCGTCAAGGCGGGGAGCATGGCCCGCCTCGGCGTCGAGAAGTTCCTCCGGATGCAGCAGCGCGCGCTGAAGTCGGGAAAGCCGGTACTCTACCTGATGGACTCCTCCGGCGGGCGCATCGACCAGCAGACCGGTTTCTTCGCCAACCGCGAGGGCATCGGGAAGTACTACTACAACCACTCGATGCTGTCGGGCTACGTCCCCCAGATCTGCGTGCTTTACGGCCCGTGTATCGCCGGAGCGGCGTACACGCCCGTCTTCGCCGACTTCACCATCATGGTCGAGGAGATGTCGGCGATGGCCATCGCGTCGCCGCGGATGGTGAAGATGGTCACCGGCGAGGAGATTTCGATGCAGGACCTCGGCGGTCCCGAGGTTCACGCGAAACACTCCGGCAGCGCCGACCTGGTCGCCCGTGACGAAGAACACGCTCGCGAACTCGTCTCCGACCTCCTGACCTACCTCCCGAACAAGGCGGGCGAGAAACCGCCGCGAAGCGAACCTAAACCACCCAAGTTCAGCCCCGAGGGTATCGACGAACTCATCCCCGAGGCTCCGAACCGCGCGTACGACGTGCTCGACCTGATAGAACGCGTCGCCGACGCGGAGTCGGTGTTCGAGATCAAACCCGCTTACGGCCCCGAAATCGTCACGGCGTTCGTCCGCATCGACGGCCGACCGGTCGGCGTCGTCGCCAACCAACCGACCGAACGCTCGGGGGCCATCTTCCCCGACGCCGCCGAAAAGGCCGCGGAGTTCATCTGGACCTGCGACGCCTACGAGATTCCGCTGCTCTACCTCTGCGACACGCCGGGCTTCATGGCCGGGTCGCAGGTCGAGAAGGACGCGATTCTGGAGAAGGGGAAGAAGTTCATCTACGCCACGTCGTCGGCGACGGTTCCCAAACAGACAGTCGTCGTCCGCAAGGCGTACGGCGCGGGTATCTACGCGATGGGTGGTCCCGCCTACGACCCAGAGAGCGTCATCGGTCTCCCCTCGGGCGAAATCGGCATCATGGGTCCCGAAGCCGCCATCAACGCGGTCTATCGGAACAAACTCGACGCCATCGAGGACCCCGAAGAACGGAAGAAGCAAACCGAGGAACTCCGTGAGGAGTACCGCCGCGACATCGACATCCACCGCATGGCGAGCGAAGTTGTCGTCGACGAAATCGTGCCGCCGAGCGACCTCCGCCGGGAACTCGTCAACCGGTTCGAGTTCTACGCCGACGTGCAGAAAGAGCTCCCGGACAAGAAGCACGGCACCGTGCTATAATCTCTCGTTACTGCCGAACGCCGCCGCGTAGGCGGCCCGTTCCGGA from Haloprofundus halobius includes:
- a CDS encoding 2Fe-2S iron-sulfur cluster-binding protein, giving the protein MPTVRFRGRDIDCEEGAVLRDVLLAAGLSPHNGRAQQLNCRGHATCGTCAVEITASEGSSGSLSVPDGVDGDVSEMGRRERRRLSLPPHSLDSGLRLSCQTRVEGDIRVTKHDGFWGQHVASERGDERVEPE
- a CDS encoding monooxygenase family protein; amino-acid sequence: MSSDIERRGTADVEGRLVVYINGMRLNKLRAIPQWVAAGRKRARMFERLEADPDSGFLGYQPAFMGLRTGAAIQYWRSLEDLQRFARDPNDLHVPAWNWYNEAVDDGGGVGF
- a CDS encoding PAS domain S-box protein, which codes for MSDTRSARVLCVDDDASFRALTTAHLERQGLSVVAAPDGPSALDTLEAESVEGIVSDFEMPGMDGLELLEVVRERHDALPFVLFTARGSETLASRAISAGVTDYIRKKGGAEQFELLANRVANYVSQYHAERALDRSEERYRRLVETSPSPIGIYTEDSTLVYVNDAAVDYFAAESACNLVGRSIFELADESDLDRARERSRRVFEERTVAPPSELHLRDLDGRPLHAVLATAPITFEGEDAAQIVLNDVTEFRRAQRALEREKQFTDAALDALDDVFFVVDVEGRLTRWNGRLNEITGYDDAELDGTPAAAFFPDDDACVERSVRTLFRDGTVTFDGDLLTKSGEPLSFEVRAVRMTDDGDLVGACGIARDVSKRRAREKELEQCRTVVQTIPDATYVLDPEGYIRMVNDAHTERTGDTWDESVGTHISEYMSEEAIARGRRVIASLLDDDERASARFEFEIENADGERRHYEDNLSVLTDEDGSFDGSVGIVRDITERIERERALSRQNERLEEFASVVSHDLRNPLNVVDGYLELARETGDDEYFDAIERAVDRMDGLIDDLLSLARHGRVVDDPEPVEVCTAAERAWGYVATTGATLDTGESCTVEADEARLRELFENLFRNSIEHGSTDSQVPSDDGDEHGDETVTVRVGASSTGFYVADDGPGIPEAERDAVLEYGYSTNESGTGFGLAIVTEIAEAHGWEVVVAESDSGGARFDFLT
- a CDS encoding DUF7409 domain-containing protein: MRDLRALHHVGPKTAAALDAADVTDDDVRRKRVSYTELVDAGVNPGVAARIRRAHSLSWSFESSGRDLERRSAQVRGLGDAERAWVAASSGDWESHEPADPPESDASDAWPRDPAATADVAETDGSGESSAAEAAWRAQSRPTPLTVLDCVDDDDATLLSEAGIVSVRSLTTANPEHVADVLELDATVVRRWHAAACRHRE
- a CDS encoding acyl-CoA carboxylase subunit beta, which codes for MKVRIGEGASDDEANAIARALATHLRTDVAVHVGDGDDPVAEATTPADAYPIDDDLEPGEREAALRAEIETILGGGPEKYKERLPEQGKLFVRDRLDLWFGSEYGDGESGIKFEDGKFAAFDEWHPDSPEVEEEDPGNRLPGDGLLTGAAEFEGRDLHFMANDFTVKAGSMARLGVEKFLRMQQRALKSGKPVLYLMDSSGGRIDQQTGFFANREGIGKYYYNHSMLSGYVPQICVLYGPCIAGAAYTPVFADFTIMVEEMSAMAIASPRMVKMVTGEEISMQDLGGPEVHAKHSGSADLVARDEEHARELVSDLLTYLPNKAGEKPPRSEPKPPKFSPEGIDELIPEAPNRAYDVLDLIERVADAESVFEIKPAYGPEIVTAFVRIDGRPVGVVANQPTERSGAIFPDAAEKAAEFIWTCDAYEIPLLYLCDTPGFMAGSQVEKDAILEKGKKFIYATSSATVPKQTVVVRKAYGAGIYAMGGPAYDPESVIGLPSGEIGIMGPEAAINAVYRNKLDAIEDPEERKKQTEELREEYRRDIDIHRMASEVVVDEIVPPSDLRRELVNRFEFYADVQKELPDKKHGTVL
- a CDS encoding class 1 fructose-bisphosphatase, which encodes MERHTDAETGAEADGVADGGTDEATSETVRQILETVADLAPTVRDALPGRRQKSATENPSGETPMAADVYADELFEERLGALSGVGEYASEERESVVARGEGLSVAVDPLDGSSNLKSNNTMGTIVGVYDAPLPARGENLVAAAYVLYGPITTLVAAVGGEVTEYVVDDGELEAVRENVRLPEDPGVYGFGGRVPDWPDAFEAYAREVESDDSLKLRYGGAMIGDINQVLTYGGVFAYPALNSAPNGKLRLQFEGTPIGYIMECAGGASTDGERSLMTVEPTELHQRVPVYVGNTELVERLESALTA
- a CDS encoding class I fructose-bisphosphate aldolase, encoding MIPSADAAITRDDRALILAYDHGLEHGPVDFEDVPGTTDPETVFDIATHDAVTALAVQKGVAEGYYPSYEDDVNLLLKLNGTSNLWMGEPNSAVNCTVDYAAELGAEAIGFTVYGGSNHEIEMVEEFREAHEAAREHDMGVVMWSYPRGQGLKNDTSADTIAYAARMGLELGADITKVKYPGSAEAMQWACESAAGTKVVMSGGSKTSDREFLSTVETAMRAGASGLAVGRNVFQRENPTELLDALEAVIFEDATADDALGLMPSTSNNRATASDD
- a CDS encoding SDR family NAD(P)-dependent oxidoreductase, which translates into the protein MSRPTNGRVVVVTGANEGLGYHLLTTLLEDGYRVACLDVNGENVLSLQGTYPDRLLFHRCDVTVGDDVEDAVAAVVDRWGRIDILVNNAAVFSFAPFEEQTLADTRREFEVNYFGYVRTIRAVLPQMKAQNRGIIHNVSSGAGLVGHPGLSGYASTKGAVEALTRSLRLELRTENVSCTRMHPSLSNTRSAATIGYPASLLSDPADVGRKLARKIESTDAVITPDLQTRMGLYLSQRFPSLVEKGTERFVEA
- a CDS encoding 3-hydroxyacyl-CoA dehydrogenase family protein, which encodes MRNIDDIRTVGVVGAGTMGNGIAQVAAAAGYDVVMRDLKQEFLDRGFSAIDDSLSRFVSKEKMDADEAEAIQGRIEGTTELSDLADCDLVVEAAVENMDIKQDIFTDLDDVVDEDVVLATNTSTLSITTIASVTERPALVVGLHFMNPVPIMTGVEVVRGEKTDSAVVEFAHEFSEDLGKETWESDDKPGFVTNRILMPWLNEGIRAYDEGVASKEDIDKGMTLGTNVPMGPLQLADHIGLDICLDASETLFEELGDRYKPAYLLKRKVDAGDLGKKTGRGFYEY
- a CDS encoding FG-GAP-like repeat-containing protein, yielding MRRRTLLALVALCLALVAVAGVALTDGGPELRERWVSDTARDTLANHHAVGASGDVVVAPVSVPERDGVPLGECTLVRLGDDGETRWRYTVPESNCTPHALTEPAVADLTGDGSSEVAVVTTEEALVVFDADGEERYRIPLDTYGYGAPTTGDLDGDGSPELVASDIDGGVVAADGDTGGVLWRADLGASTFPAPVIEDVDGDGANETLFGTGDGPILLDADGNVEWRGGGESVSSMVVGEADGDAAAEVFVGRSGEVAVVYGENGTDRWSRTFDANPRVGAVGDADGDGDAEVYATLTDGRVVALNAHTGEVEWETTVTTGDAAQHPAPKLGDLDGDGDPELVALTNGGTVSVLDPASGETRATYERDVPVWIYPTLTDLDGDGDGDEEILVRYGDGRVAALEYATDG